The genomic DNA TCGCGCCCGCCTCGAGGCATCGGGCAATGTCTCGCTCGATACCATCCGGCAGATCGCCGAGACCGGCGTGGACGATATTTCCGTCGGCGCTCTGACCCACTCAGCGCGCGTTTTTGA from Candidatus Kryptonium sp. includes the following:
- a CDS encoding nicotinate-nucleotide diphosphorylase (carboxylating); the protein is RARLEASGNVSLDTIRQIAETGVDDISVGALTHSARVFDVSFDYLASEEATGRLL